From a single Granulicella aggregans genomic region:
- a CDS encoding sulfite exporter TauE/SafE family protein: protein MTIKQMLFVALALCTVVFCVLWYQEARRKQSLCWPSLRECGIGLFTLFLDTLGIGAFATTTALYRVWNLVADEDLPGTLNIGITLPAVAQGYIYMSVVDVDPKTLTLMIIAAAAGAWFGAGIVSRWPRRKIQIGMGTTLFVTAGFLLARQFDLLPLGGELLGLDGPRLLIAVAANLLLGALMTLGIGFFAPCMMVVYMLGMSPRAAFPIMMGSCAFLGTVGSIRFIRQNRYNWRAAIGMTIGGLPGVLLAAYFVRSLPLYGLRWLVFCVMIYTGFNMLRAASREHAQSLSKEAQPSVAEA from the coding sequence TGTCGCTCTCGCCCTCTGTACTGTGGTTTTCTGTGTTCTCTGGTATCAGGAGGCGCGGCGCAAGCAGTCGCTTTGTTGGCCGAGTCTGCGTGAGTGTGGCATCGGCTTGTTCACGCTCTTTCTCGACACGCTTGGCATCGGTGCCTTCGCGACGACGACGGCGCTCTACCGTGTGTGGAACCTCGTTGCCGATGAAGATCTTCCCGGCACGCTGAACATCGGCATCACGCTACCTGCTGTGGCGCAGGGTTACATTTATATGTCGGTGGTCGATGTCGATCCGAAGACGTTGACGTTGATGATCATCGCCGCCGCCGCCGGTGCGTGGTTCGGCGCCGGCATCGTCTCGCGCTGGCCGCGGCGCAAGATCCAGATTGGCATGGGCACTACGTTGTTCGTAACGGCTGGCTTCCTGTTGGCAAGGCAGTTTGATCTGCTGCCACTTGGCGGGGAGCTGTTGGGTCTTGACGGGCCACGTCTGCTAATCGCCGTTGCTGCGAACCTGCTGTTGGGAGCGTTGATGACGCTTGGCATCGGCTTCTTCGCGCCGTGCATGATGGTCGTGTACATGCTGGGCATGAGCCCGCGCGCGGCGTTCCCTATCATGATGGGCTCCTGCGCTTTTCTCGGGACGGTCGGCAGCATTCGCTTTATTCGCCAGAACCGTTACAACTGGCGCGCGGCTATCGGCATGACGATTGGCGGGCTGCCTGGCGTGTTGCTGGCGGCGTACTTCGTTCGATCGTTGCCACTGTACGGGCTGCGCTGGCTTGTTTTCTGCGTGATGATCTATACCGGCTTCAATATGCTTCGCGCCGCCAGCAGGGAACATGCCCAGAGCCTCAGTAAGGAAGCGCAGCCGAGCGTTGCGGAGGCGTAG
- the hisC gene encoding histidinol-phosphate transaminase, whose product MNELKPFLSATRAAIRELPLYNSGLSIDYVRKHYGVEKIAKLGSNENPYGPSPKVIAAVANAAPEIAMYPEASCDSLRVVLAEYLQVAPEQLIFGNGSEDLISVAVHTFLSPGDRVVTFAPSFGLHVIWPQAVGAEVSTVSIGVDYRMDVDQVIAALTPGTRMLLFGNPSNPAGTSITAEDLRSILRHLTPETLVLFDEAYLEYAMADPSYPDFHAILAEFDIPWLMLRTFSKAYGLAGLRIGYAIASDPVMIQLMDRVRAPFNVNRLAQIGAIAALGDRAYVDTVVERTVAERERMRAALEQMGYPSAPSNANFLFLDARDNAAEVARRLLPGGVIVKPWMEPAFNTHVRVSVGSIEANDQFLAAWKALAH is encoded by the coding sequence ATGAACGAGCTTAAGCCATTCCTGAGCGCGACGCGGGCGGCGATTCGTGAGTTGCCGCTGTATAACTCAGGCCTCTCCATCGATTACGTCCGCAAGCACTATGGCGTTGAGAAGATTGCCAAGCTGGGCAGCAATGAGAATCCCTATGGACCCAGCCCGAAAGTGATTGCGGCAGTTGCTAACGCTGCTCCGGAGATAGCGATGTATCCGGAGGCGTCGTGCGATTCGCTGCGGGTCGTGCTTGCCGAATATTTGCAGGTGGCTCCGGAGCAACTCATCTTCGGCAATGGCTCTGAGGATCTCATCTCAGTCGCGGTGCATACCTTTCTCTCGCCTGGCGATCGCGTCGTTACCTTCGCTCCGTCGTTTGGATTGCATGTGATCTGGCCGCAGGCTGTCGGCGCTGAGGTCTCGACTGTATCTATCGGCGTCGACTACAGGATGGACGTGGACCAAGTGATCGCGGCGCTCACGCCTGGCACTCGCATGCTGCTCTTCGGCAATCCATCGAACCCGGCTGGCACATCGATTACTGCTGAAGATTTGCGCAGCATCCTGCGTCATCTCACACCAGAGACGCTTGTGCTGTTCGATGAAGCTTATCTCGAATATGCGATGGCTGACCCGTCTTATCCGGACTTTCACGCGATCCTGGCCGAGTTCGATATTCCGTGGCTGATGCTTCGGACCTTCTCGAAGGCGTATGGACTTGCAGGACTTCGTATCGGATACGCGATCGCATCCGACCCTGTGATGATCCAGTTGATGGACCGTGTTCGCGCGCCCTTCAATGTGAATCGGCTTGCACAGATCGGTGCGATTGCGGCGCTTGGGGACCGCGCTTATGTCGACACGGTCGTGGAGCGCACCGTCGCCGAGCGCGAACGTATGCGTGCAGCGCTGGAACAGATGGGCTATCCATCGGCGCCCTCAAACGCGAATTTTCTTTTTCTCGATGCTCGCGACAATGCTGCCGAAGTAGCGCGGCGGCTGCTGCCTGGCGGAGTCATCGTAAAGCCGTGGATGGAGCCTGCGTTCAACACGCATGTCCGTGTAAGCGTTGGATCGATCGAGGCGAACGATCAGTTTCTTGCTGCATGGAAGGCGCTTGCGCACTGA